In Perca fluviatilis chromosome 3, GENO_Pfluv_1.0, whole genome shotgun sequence, the following proteins share a genomic window:
- the LOC120556192 gene encoding proline-serine-threonine phosphatase-interacting protein 1-like isoform X3 — protein MTPLMFKDAFWGSDFTCHAGYDAVIQRLRDGRQMCKDVEELLKMRALAEEKYGKELVTIARKAGGHPEISTLKASFELLKTQIETIGNFHIQLSDILKEEVKKIETFRERQKEQRKKFQSIMEKVQKKKVSLYKRTLESKKTYELRCREADDAEQGSEKTNVTSKNSEKVSSCVKCVPQVRLRAKHCRQAANESEKLYLTNIDQLESVRQDWEKTHQSTCEVFQQLEGDRISMLRCALWDHCNHFSMQCVKDDESIEEVRKLLEKCDITTDNNYFIGMKSTGSRPPEPILFESYYNRETFRDSNGQAHFAGGEDMMMRCSDPLLQSSVNISDESLQNSQSALTPFGECS, from the exons ATGACACCTTTGATGTTTAAAGATGCTTTCTGG GGGTCTGATTTCACTTGTCATGCCGGGTATGATGCTGTGATCCAAAGGTTGCGAGATGGAAGGCAAATGTGCAAAGATGTGGAGGAGCTTTTAAAGATGAG GGCACTGGCAGAGGAGAAGTATGGAAAGGAGCTGGTGACTATTGCTCGCAAAGCTGGAGGACACCCAGAGATCAG CACCTTGAAGGCATCCTTTGAACTATTAAAAACAC AAATCGAGACCATCGGTAACTTTCACATCCAACTCTCTGATATATTGAAAGAGGAGGTGAAAAAGATTGAGACATTCAGAGAGCggcagaaagaacagaggaagAAG TTTCAAAGCATCATGGAGAAGGTTCAGAAGAAAAAGGTTTCTTTGTACAAGAGGACCCTGGAG TCTAAAAAGACCTACGAGCTGAGATGCAGGGAGGCGGACGACGCCGAACAGGGGAGTGAGAAGACAAATGTTACATCCAAAAACTCAGAAAAG GTCTCTTCCTGTGTAAAATGTGTTCCACAGGTACGCCTTAGGGCCAAGCACTGCAGACAGGCTGCCAATGAATCAG AGAAGCTGTACTTAACCAACATTGATCAGCTAGAAAGTGTTCGCCAGGACTGGGAAAAAACTCACCAAAGCACCTGTGAG GTGTTCCAGCAGCTGGAGGGAGATCGCATCAGCATGCTAAGGTGTGCTCTCTGGGACCACTGCAATCATTTCTCCATGCAGTGTGTCAAAGATGATGAG TCTATCGAGGAGGTGAGGAAGCTACTGGAAAAGTGTGACATCACCACGGACAACAACTATTTCATAGGGATGAAAAGCACAGGATCAAGGCCTCCAG AGCCCATATTGTTTGAGAGCTACTACAACAGGGAGACGTTCAGGGACAGCAATGGCCAAGCACATTTCGCAGGAGGAGAAGACATGATGATGAG GTGCTCTGATCCCCTGCTCCAAAGTTCTGTGAACATCAGTGACGAAAGTCTTCAAAACTCACAATCAGCACTGACACCTTTTGGCGAGTGTAG TTGA
- the LOC120556192 gene encoding proline-serine-threonine phosphatase-interacting protein 1-like isoform X1, with protein sequence MTPLMFKDAFWGSDFTCHAGYDAVIQRLRDGRQMCKDVEELLKMRALAEEKYGKELVTIARKAGGHPEISTLKASFELLKTQIETIGNFHIQLSDILKEEVKKIETFRERQKEQRKKFQSIMEKVQKKKVSLYKRTLESKKTYELRCREADDAEQGSEKTNVTSKNSEKVSSCVKCVPQVRLRAKHCRQAANESEKLYLTNIDQLESVRQDWEKTHQSTCEVFQQLEGDRISMLRCALWDHCNHFSMQCVKDDESIEEVRKLLEKCDITTDNNYFIGMKSTGSRPPEPILFESYYNRETFRDSNGQAHFAGGEDMMMRCSDPLLQSSVNISDESLQNSQSALTPFGEFETPDRGYAPLPGLQHAASLATVSADEDIFTVLYEYAAQEADELSVSRGDMVRVLEQGEDGWWTAERNGLTGLVPGNYLGKI encoded by the exons ATGACACCTTTGATGTTTAAAGATGCTTTCTGG GGGTCTGATTTCACTTGTCATGCCGGGTATGATGCTGTGATCCAAAGGTTGCGAGATGGAAGGCAAATGTGCAAAGATGTGGAGGAGCTTTTAAAGATGAG GGCACTGGCAGAGGAGAAGTATGGAAAGGAGCTGGTGACTATTGCTCGCAAAGCTGGAGGACACCCAGAGATCAG CACCTTGAAGGCATCCTTTGAACTATTAAAAACAC AAATCGAGACCATCGGTAACTTTCACATCCAACTCTCTGATATATTGAAAGAGGAGGTGAAAAAGATTGAGACATTCAGAGAGCggcagaaagaacagaggaagAAG TTTCAAAGCATCATGGAGAAGGTTCAGAAGAAAAAGGTTTCTTTGTACAAGAGGACCCTGGAG TCTAAAAAGACCTACGAGCTGAGATGCAGGGAGGCGGACGACGCCGAACAGGGGAGTGAGAAGACAAATGTTACATCCAAAAACTCAGAAAAG GTCTCTTCCTGTGTAAAATGTGTTCCACAGGTACGCCTTAGGGCCAAGCACTGCAGACAGGCTGCCAATGAATCAG AGAAGCTGTACTTAACCAACATTGATCAGCTAGAAAGTGTTCGCCAGGACTGGGAAAAAACTCACCAAAGCACCTGTGAG GTGTTCCAGCAGCTGGAGGGAGATCGCATCAGCATGCTAAGGTGTGCTCTCTGGGACCACTGCAATCATTTCTCCATGCAGTGTGTCAAAGATGATGAG TCTATCGAGGAGGTGAGGAAGCTACTGGAAAAGTGTGACATCACCACGGACAACAACTATTTCATAGGGATGAAAAGCACAGGATCAAGGCCTCCAG AGCCCATATTGTTTGAGAGCTACTACAACAGGGAGACGTTCAGGGACAGCAATGGCCAAGCACATTTCGCAGGAGGAGAAGACATGATGATGAG GTGCTCTGATCCCCTGCTCCAAAGTTCTGTGAACATCAGTGACGAAAGTCTTCAAAACTCACAATCAGCACTGACACCTTTTGGCGAGT TTGAGACTCCAGACAGAGGATATGCACCCCTACCAGGCCTCCAGCATGCAGCATCATTGGCCACAGTTTCAGCTGATGAAGACATCTTCACTGTACTTTATGAATACGCTGCACAG GAAGCGGATGAATTGTCTGTGAGTCGAGGGGACATGGTCCGAGTGTTGGAACAAGGAGAAGACGGCTGGTGGACAGCGGAGAGGAACGGGCTGACTGGACTGGTGCCAGGAAACTATCTGGGCAAAATCTAA
- the LOC120556192 gene encoding proline-serine-threonine phosphatase-interacting protein 1-like isoform X2 — MTPLMFKDAFWGSDFTCHAGYDAVIQRLRDGRQMCKDVEELLKMRALAEEKYGKELVTIARKAGGHPEISTLKASFELLKTQIETIGNFHIQLSDILKEEVKKIETFRERQKEQRKKFQSIMEKVQKKKVSLYKRTLESKKTYELRCREADDAEQGSEKTNVTSKNSEKVRLRAKHCRQAANESEKLYLTNIDQLESVRQDWEKTHQSTCEVFQQLEGDRISMLRCALWDHCNHFSMQCVKDDESIEEVRKLLEKCDITTDNNYFIGMKSTGSRPPEPILFESYYNRETFRDSNGQAHFAGGEDMMMRCSDPLLQSSVNISDESLQNSQSALTPFGEFETPDRGYAPLPGLQHAASLATVSADEDIFTVLYEYAAQEADELSVSRGDMVRVLEQGEDGWWTAERNGLTGLVPGNYLGKI, encoded by the exons ATGACACCTTTGATGTTTAAAGATGCTTTCTGG GGGTCTGATTTCACTTGTCATGCCGGGTATGATGCTGTGATCCAAAGGTTGCGAGATGGAAGGCAAATGTGCAAAGATGTGGAGGAGCTTTTAAAGATGAG GGCACTGGCAGAGGAGAAGTATGGAAAGGAGCTGGTGACTATTGCTCGCAAAGCTGGAGGACACCCAGAGATCAG CACCTTGAAGGCATCCTTTGAACTATTAAAAACAC AAATCGAGACCATCGGTAACTTTCACATCCAACTCTCTGATATATTGAAAGAGGAGGTGAAAAAGATTGAGACATTCAGAGAGCggcagaaagaacagaggaagAAG TTTCAAAGCATCATGGAGAAGGTTCAGAAGAAAAAGGTTTCTTTGTACAAGAGGACCCTGGAG TCTAAAAAGACCTACGAGCTGAGATGCAGGGAGGCGGACGACGCCGAACAGGGGAGTGAGAAGACAAATGTTACATCCAAAAACTCAGAAAAG GTACGCCTTAGGGCCAAGCACTGCAGACAGGCTGCCAATGAATCAG AGAAGCTGTACTTAACCAACATTGATCAGCTAGAAAGTGTTCGCCAGGACTGGGAAAAAACTCACCAAAGCACCTGTGAG GTGTTCCAGCAGCTGGAGGGAGATCGCATCAGCATGCTAAGGTGTGCTCTCTGGGACCACTGCAATCATTTCTCCATGCAGTGTGTCAAAGATGATGAG TCTATCGAGGAGGTGAGGAAGCTACTGGAAAAGTGTGACATCACCACGGACAACAACTATTTCATAGGGATGAAAAGCACAGGATCAAGGCCTCCAG AGCCCATATTGTTTGAGAGCTACTACAACAGGGAGACGTTCAGGGACAGCAATGGCCAAGCACATTTCGCAGGAGGAGAAGACATGATGATGAG GTGCTCTGATCCCCTGCTCCAAAGTTCTGTGAACATCAGTGACGAAAGTCTTCAAAACTCACAATCAGCACTGACACCTTTTGGCGAGT TTGAGACTCCAGACAGAGGATATGCACCCCTACCAGGCCTCCAGCATGCAGCATCATTGGCCACAGTTTCAGCTGATGAAGACATCTTCACTGTACTTTATGAATACGCTGCACAG GAAGCGGATGAATTGTCTGTGAGTCGAGGGGACATGGTCCGAGTGTTGGAACAAGGAGAAGACGGCTGGTGGACAGCGGAGAGGAACGGGCTGACTGGACTGGTGCCAGGAAACTATCTGGGCAAAATCTAA
- the tspan3b gene encoding tetraspanin-3b isoform X1, producing the protein MGQCGITSSKTVLVFLNLIFWAAAGILCYIGAYVFITYDDYDHFFEDVYTLIPAIIIIAVGTLLFIIGLIGCCATIRESSCGLATFAAILMLVFVTECVVVVLGYIYRAKVEKEVNHSIQKVYNEYNGTNTDAPSRAIDYVQRQLHCCGIHNYSDWRNTRWFKESKNNSVPVSCCQPGISNCSGTLTRPADLYQEGCEALVVKKLKEIMMYVIWAALTFASIQMLGMLCACVVLCRRSHDPAYELLVTTNSYA; encoded by the exons ATGGGACAGTGTGGAATTACGTCATCCAAAACCGTCTTGGTTTTTCTCAATCTCATATTTTGG GCTGCAGCTGGAATTTTATGTTACATTGGAGCTTATGTGTTTATCACATATGACGACTATGACCACTTCTTTGAAGATGTGTACACATTGATTCCTGCTATCATAATAATAGCAGTTGGGACTCTTCTCTTCATTATCGGCTTGATTGGCTGCTGTGCAACAATACGTGAAAGCTCCTGTGGTCTGGCAACT TTTGCTGCCATTCTCATGTTGGTATTTGTAACagagtgtgtggtggtggtgcttGGCTACATATACAGGGCAAAG gtAGAAAAAGAGGTGAATCACTCCATCCAGAAGGTTTACAACGAATACAACGGCACCAACACCGATGCTCCCAGCCGTGCTATTGACTATGTGCAGAGGCAG CTTCACTGCTGTGGCATTCACAACTACTCTGACTGGAGGAACACACGCTGGTTCAAAGAATCTAAGAACAACAGCGTCCCAGTCAGCTGCTGTCAGCCCGGCATCAGTAACTGTAGCGGCACTCTCACTCGACCAGCAGATCTCTACCAAGAG GGTTGTGAAGCTCTTGTTGTGAAGAAGTTAAAGGAGATCATGATGTATGTCATATGGGCTGCACTCACCTTTGCATCTATACAG ATGTTGGGCATGCTCTGTGCCTGCGTGGTGCTGTGCAGGAGGAGTCATGACCCAGCGTACGAGCTGCTGGTCACAACCAACAGCTATGCATGA
- the tspan3b gene encoding tetraspanin-3b isoform X2 produces MGQCGITSSKTVLVFLNLIFWAAAGILCYIGAYVFITYDDYDHFFEDVYTLIPAIIIIAVGTLLFIIGLIGCCATIRESSCGLATFAAILMLVFVTECVVVVLGYIYRAKVEKEVNHSIQKVYNEYNGTNTDAPSRAIDYVQRQLHCCGIHNYSDWRNTRWFKESKNNSVPVSCCQPGISNCSGTLTRPADLYQEGCEALVVKKLKEIMMYVIWAALTFASIQLSMFAADQETPAPKAATKTA; encoded by the exons ATGGGACAGTGTGGAATTACGTCATCCAAAACCGTCTTGGTTTTTCTCAATCTCATATTTTGG GCTGCAGCTGGAATTTTATGTTACATTGGAGCTTATGTGTTTATCACATATGACGACTATGACCACTTCTTTGAAGATGTGTACACATTGATTCCTGCTATCATAATAATAGCAGTTGGGACTCTTCTCTTCATTATCGGCTTGATTGGCTGCTGTGCAACAATACGTGAAAGCTCCTGTGGTCTGGCAACT TTTGCTGCCATTCTCATGTTGGTATTTGTAACagagtgtgtggtggtggtgcttGGCTACATATACAGGGCAAAG gtAGAAAAAGAGGTGAATCACTCCATCCAGAAGGTTTACAACGAATACAACGGCACCAACACCGATGCTCCCAGCCGTGCTATTGACTATGTGCAGAGGCAG CTTCACTGCTGTGGCATTCACAACTACTCTGACTGGAGGAACACACGCTGGTTCAAAGAATCTAAGAACAACAGCGTCCCAGTCAGCTGCTGTCAGCCCGGCATCAGTAACTGTAGCGGCACTCTCACTCGACCAGCAGATCTCTACCAAGAG GGTTGTGAAGCTCTTGTTGTGAAGAAGTTAAAGGAGATCATGATGTATGTCATATGGGCTGCACTCACCTTTGCATCTATACAG CTCAGCATGTTTGCTGCAGACCAGGAAACCCCTGCTCCCAAAGCAGCAACTAAGACAGCATGA